A region of Moorena sp. SIOASIH DNA encodes the following proteins:
- a CDS encoding peroxidase family protein, whose amino-acid sequence MTNLNSVLQRDPFADSTLVVNDEGITIRLIDGSRNNLDQVSLGIPNTPFLRLAPIEYEDGIQSPAGIAFDAEGNALIGIDGNTVTRQPIPIFTQAEADRLNGLGLNVISNTEGLSNVSDAPFVLLNPPDRPSTRVISNATSNLEEGESDPNSNGLNAFIWAFGQFVNHDTDLAANGLKDENQNRLELLNFPIDIPADDPNFPPNTPPTQEISTQADGGLQFDFERDAFLSGTGVSGSPGKAINTVTSWLDLSVVYGSTQEEYQAIRAFSEGRLNVFLDETVATNDDLLPLNITGADGELISGKGAFMDVGFLAGDTRVNENDSLASQHTLWMRNHNRLAQELYRFHPDWTDEQIYQRSRQINIAQYQTIVLYEWLPLMVGNVITDYSSYNSNQTPEITSEFAAAGLRVGHTQTNNRIDTIDADGNLTSLQLLNTFSSPNINDSSDIDNILRGASQTITEDVDTDVVFDLRNALVPNAIGFDLYAANQQRGRDHGLADYNQVRTSLGLPRVTTFSEITSNSELANTLEDLYQTVEDIDLLIGLFSEDTVAVSGAGETIQAMLWEQYERIRDADRFWFERPIEDGGFFTQEEIAAIKEVTFADIIKLNTEITTIPDNAFVISSDNNPSSDGLLDLTGFSGQATATVTREAEYDNLIGFYVIADQEGTIIDSITGQSLTPGQEGYAEAAIDASVAEFKVDENLTTVNFDVTLPGGSLLAPYLITDGELEDVQNGDAEVFFAFTAANSDGMSHILQLGNSSDNTFTFAFEDLSGNDSEESDRDFNDLVIDLTLL is encoded by the coding sequence ATGACAAATCTCAACAGTGTTCTTCAACGAGACCCATTTGCCGACAGCACATTAGTTGTAAACGATGAAGGGATTACCATTCGCCTGATCGACGGCAGTAGGAATAATTTAGACCAAGTCTCTTTGGGTATCCCTAATACGCCCTTCCTGCGTTTGGCTCCAATCGAGTATGAAGACGGAATCCAGTCACCGGCGGGTATTGCATTTGATGCAGAAGGCAATGCTCTGATCGGTATAGATGGCAATACCGTTACGCGCCAACCGATTCCCATATTTACCCAAGCCGAAGCAGACCGATTAAATGGATTGGGATTGAATGTCATATCCAATACAGAGGGCTTAAGCAATGTATCTGATGCGCCCTTTGTGTTGCTTAACCCACCCGATCGCCCTAGTACCCGAGTGATCAGCAATGCCACCTCTAACTTAGAAGAAGGAGAGTCTGATCCCAATAGTAATGGCTTAAACGCTTTCATTTGGGCTTTTGGTCAGTTCGTCAACCACGACACTGATTTAGCAGCGAATGGGTTAAAAGACGAGAACCAAAACCGGTTAGAATTACTCAATTTCCCCATTGACATTCCCGCAGATGACCCGAATTTTCCACCAAACACTCCTCCCACTCAAGAAATTTCTACACAGGCAGATGGTGGCTTGCAGTTTGACTTTGAACGGGATGCGTTTTTGAGCGGTACTGGAGTCTCTGGGAGCCCAGGAAAAGCCATTAATACTGTTACCTCTTGGCTTGACCTTTCTGTAGTCTATGGGTCTACTCAAGAAGAATATCAAGCAATTCGTGCTTTTTCAGAAGGTCGCCTCAACGTCTTTTTAGATGAAACAGTTGCCACTAATGACGACTTGTTACCCCTTAACATCACAGGTGCTGATGGAGAACTGATCAGTGGTAAAGGCGCTTTTATGGATGTGGGTTTTCTAGCCGGGGATACACGGGTTAACGAGAATGATAGTTTGGCATCCCAGCATACCCTGTGGATGCGTAACCATAACCGCCTTGCCCAAGAACTTTATCGGTTTCATCCTGACTGGACAGATGAGCAGATATATCAACGCTCTCGCCAGATTAATATTGCCCAATATCAAACTATTGTCCTGTACGAGTGGCTCCCCCTGATGGTGGGTAATGTGATTACTGACTACAGTAGCTATAACTCTAATCAAACCCCAGAAATCACTAGTGAATTTGCTGCTGCTGGTCTTCGTGTTGGTCATACCCAAACTAATAACCGTATCGACACTATTGATGCTGATGGTAATCTCACAAGTTTGCAATTACTGAACACATTTAGTTCACCCAATATTAATGATAGTAGCGATATAGATAATATCTTGCGCGGTGCGAGTCAAACGATTACTGAAGATGTTGATACTGATGTAGTTTTTGACCTGCGCAACGCTTTAGTACCAAATGCCATCGGATTTGACCTTTATGCTGCGAATCAGCAACGGGGACGGGATCATGGTTTGGCTGACTATAACCAAGTGCGAACCAGTCTCGGTCTACCACGGGTGACCACTTTTTCGGAAATTACTTCAAATTCAGAGTTGGCAAATACTCTCGAAGACCTTTACCAGACTGTAGAAGATATTGACTTATTGATTGGGCTGTTTTCAGAAGATACTGTTGCTGTATCCGGTGCCGGAGAAACTATTCAAGCAATGCTATGGGAGCAATACGAGCGGATAAGGGATGCTGACCGCTTCTGGTTCGAGAGACCGATTGAGGATGGCGGTTTCTTTACCCAAGAGGAAATTGCAGCCATTAAGGAAGTGACTTTTGCTGACATTATCAAGCTCAACACCGAAATTACTACAATTCCAGACAATGCCTTTGTAATCAGCTCCGACAACAATCCCTCCTCTGATGGACTGCTAGATTTAACCGGCTTTTCGGGACAAGCTACAGCAACTGTGACTAGAGAGGCGGAGTATGACAATTTAATTGGCTTTTATGTAATTGCTGATCAAGAGGGAACGATAATTGATTCGATAACGGGTCAATCTCTTACTCCTGGCCAAGAGGGTTATGCAGAAGCTGCTATTGATGCCAGCGTGGCTGAATTCAAGGTAGACGAAAATTTGACCACGGTGAATTTTGATGTTACTCTTCCCGGTGGCTCTCTCCTAGCTCCCTACTTGATTACGGATGGGGAATTGGAAGATGTGCAAAATGGTGATGCTGAGGTATTCTTTGCTTTCACAGCTGCTAACAGTGATGGCATGAGCCACATCCTTCAACTTGGAAATAGCAGTGACAACACATTCACATTCGCCTTTGAAGATTTAAGTGGTAATGACAGTGAAGAAAGCGATCGCGACTTTAACGATCTAGTGATTGACCTTACTCTTTTATAA
- a CDS encoding homogentisate phytyltransferase — translation MSQISSKTSTPSSINLLEQPAAWLYSLWKFSRPHTIIGTSLSVFALYVIAVSMTNSGWTWQGFGQLLGAWIACLCGNVYIVGLNQVHDVEIDRINKPHLPIAAGEFSLQLGQGIVALTGILALLFAWLLGPWLLLMVSISLAIGTCYSLPPIRLKRFPFWAALCIFSVRGAIVNLGLFLHFSWALQQGQVMMPTAAVWALTWFILVFSVAIAIFKDVPDIDGDKLFNITTFTIRLGKLAVFNIARGVITACYLAMVLASVLLLDSVNILFLVGSHLVALAVMWWRSYQVDLADKNAIASFYQFIWKLFFLEYLIFPAACLFRLSQF, via the coding sequence ATGAGTCAGATTTCCTCTAAAACATCTACTCCGTCCTCAATTAATCTATTGGAGCAACCAGCCGCTTGGCTATACAGTTTATGGAAATTTTCTCGTCCCCATACGATTATTGGGACGAGTTTAAGTGTTTTTGCCCTCTATGTGATTGCTGTGTCCATGACTAACAGTGGTTGGACTTGGCAAGGGTTCGGTCAACTGCTGGGAGCTTGGATTGCTTGTTTGTGCGGTAATGTCTATATCGTAGGACTAAATCAAGTCCACGATGTGGAGATTGACCGCATTAATAAACCCCATCTTCCCATAGCTGCAGGGGAGTTTTCTCTGCAACTAGGTCAGGGGATTGTGGCGCTAACTGGTATCCTAGCGCTACTGTTTGCTTGGTTATTGGGACCGTGGTTGTTGTTGATGGTCAGTATTAGTTTGGCAATTGGTACATGCTATTCCTTGCCACCGATCCGGCTGAAGCGGTTTCCCTTTTGGGCAGCGCTATGTATTTTTTCAGTACGGGGAGCAATCGTTAATTTAGGTCTGTTTTTACACTTTAGTTGGGCATTGCAACAGGGACAAGTGATGATGCCTACCGCAGCAGTGTGGGCATTGACTTGGTTTATCTTAGTCTTTTCCGTTGCGATCGCAATATTCAAAGATGTCCCAGATATCGATGGGGATAAGCTTTTCAATATCACTACCTTTACCATCCGGCTGGGTAAATTGGCGGTATTTAATATAGCACGGGGAGTGATTACTGCTTGCTATCTCGCGATGGTGCTAGCTAGTGTGCTGCTCCTCGATTCAGTAAATATCCTCTTCTTGGTAGGGAGCCATCTGGTAGCATTGGCGGTAATGTGGTGGCGCTCTTACCAGGTAGACTTGGCGGATAAAAATGCGATCGCTAGTTTTTATCAGTTTATCTGGAAACTCTTTTTCCTGGAATATTTGATATTCCCAGCCGCTTGTCTTTTCAGACTATCGCAGTTCTAA
- a CDS encoding helix-turn-helix domain-containing protein produces the protein MSHLSLEQEEQLQKIGTYLSQVRQEKSIPIEEVANNTFIRLHILQALEAGESEPLPEPVYIQGFIRRYGEFLGLDGPGIAKTFPVNSGLSLKTEETEKTEETESGALVLYSGTSSEEKSQILTSPQKIPRIVAKSKTVKTVAKTIEPYYGYIIIVSLISVAGGLIYLLNTVFTYITNRQIENSSVAQEQQTPDKPDQPAPAPNPKPKPPPKPKPSPSNPLIKVRLSITEQTWVRVVVDGKIELEETLPKGYQKTWIAKQKLTVRSGNAGGVLYSVDQQQPKSLGERGAVVQRSFSLAQ, from the coding sequence GTGAGCCACTTAAGTCTAGAGCAAGAGGAGCAACTCCAGAAAATAGGGACCTATCTCAGCCAAGTCAGGCAGGAGAAATCTATACCTATTGAGGAAGTCGCTAACAACACCTTTATTCGATTGCATATATTGCAAGCCCTTGAAGCAGGGGAATCGGAGCCGTTGCCCGAGCCAGTTTATATTCAAGGCTTTATTCGTCGCTATGGAGAGTTTCTCGGTCTAGATGGTCCAGGGATAGCCAAAACGTTTCCAGTTAATTCTGGATTGTCCTTGAAAACCGAGGAAACCGAGAAAACCGAGGAAACCGAGTCTGGTGCGTTAGTCTTGTATAGCGGTACCTCTTCAGAAGAGAAATCTCAGATTCTAACCTCTCCTCAAAAGATTCCTAGGATTGTAGCCAAAAGCAAGACTGTTAAGACTGTAGCCAAAACCATAGAACCCTATTATGGTTACATCATAATAGTAAGCTTGATCAGTGTTGCTGGTGGACTAATTTATCTACTCAACACCGTGTTCACCTATATCACTAATCGACAGATCGAAAACTCATCAGTTGCTCAGGAGCAGCAAACCCCAGATAAACCAGATCAACCAGCACCAGCCCCTAACCCCAAACCTAAACCACCCCCCAAACCCAAACCTTCCCCATCTAATCCATTAATTAAAGTACGCTTGAGTATTACAGAGCAAACTTGGGTACGAGTGGTAGTTGATGGCAAAATCGAGTTGGAAGAAACCTTACCCAAGGGATATCAGAAAACCTGGATTGCTAAACAAAAACTGACTGTGAGGTCAGGGAATGCGGGAGGTGTTTTGTATAGTGTGGATCAACAGCAACCAAAATCCCTCGGGGAACGTGGTGCTGTTGTACAGAGGAGTTTTAGCTTAGCGCAGTAG
- a CDS encoding LamG domain-containing protein → MLAYGFITLLSLGYEYYFKYEIDAEAGFQIYWITIPEGLDKERYSKQTISEFLAESSVAQILKPGETLDKSLYQASLILPGLPASPFDAFYTIELTYNSDSFTLGVQSTDSFGFSPEGSTHFKDLNLSFTQQLNSETATVSGTVTAVFSGQDIVLEAGLSDGSELIFNYNPNNPQEIPIQPWGNLELTTFTVKPGSNPLQPQVLYWFGEKSGEWVYDCSLRNSEDAPAIDLRIQTEPETVEWGLGSIAVKDGLIESENATLEAANLSSASKLIKACQESNEITIAAWIKPSKTGQQYPAIVVTLSEDPQNPYVTLAQGDSEWLKDYGNPWSGDWYHHDEYSVLLRTNTNDRNRYWQILTTSPDTVTTDELTYVVYTFSQNNLGDESDNAKVYLNGTLDNSKWINSDDEERHFWRNRNQWGNRWRNRNESDNRWQSRNDENDEEDSPSENRGDEELHPWTNDPAVKLALANDVLFIERRGNFPRNEDFPWEGELYEVAIYDSALTPEAIYQRYYPTIEILGNLTLTNMPSPLNQPLTAQLTLEGMPDVEHYSESKLNLKVDTSEIREVTPEFDFTKIALEWESEAGSSPSWYFKWGQVDSTLWKTSIPFTAVQADAPGKLALNSPEFDFQIGLGQINTLEGLCLFLKSDTTGEIWQMSSITSVSELVLPQLRDYRPFDWTVDFKLLFARHNQQRSQFDPLGIEDGKVVLKGNWLGENLVLHGWWRNEQFVLEGQRNLTLPFQVTLGPIFEPGTSHKIIDQVAIASVMNATVILELTELGFLAKVSGTFDWTDQAGTVNTFTVPEFTLVRPPLTPNHILEAILARLNSQVDVIFAQQFRHQADYYFTEVEEKPVIYLGNGNDSATITQTTTLPQLFNTAAESNNISSTAGIFTLTENADQSCTLTITPPESSDNWLDQLKTDYDNFIAQLDTNSNLIPGTLTLVKTRIAERMPLLVEEILYYYYGLDSVNGYVDLQAGMRLRVDYQNYQFVHPAQSTANSGFVGSGTSYYTLNSYRDGTNLMINFDGFLSQIQPYVTTDIATVGAGSSLDTFKVGYQKPYLRLVYPSLAAPSAGSLDPGQAATIMGAATVTDLDKKTNLASFYFRGRATVIPEITVVLQEQPVFVPVGTTLRQLMEQRVSIPSVSLGESLLHSTGKPRLSRLLHEGVSNEPSYRFIYLDEDSPVLDLPLVKGDRIVL, encoded by the coding sequence ATGCTCGCATACGGATTTATAACATTATTGAGTCTAGGTTATGAGTACTACTTTAAATATGAGATTGATGCTGAGGCTGGTTTCCAGATTTATTGGATTACAATTCCTGAGGGACTCGATAAGGAACGCTATAGCAAACAAACAATCTCCGAGTTTCTAGCAGAATCATCAGTTGCACAAATTCTCAAACCTGGAGAAACCCTTGATAAGAGCCTTTATCAAGCTAGCCTAATTTTACCGGGATTACCAGCCTCACCTTTCGATGCCTTTTATACTATTGAACTCACCTACAACAGCGATTCATTTACGTTAGGGGTTCAATCTACTGACTCTTTTGGATTTAGTCCGGAAGGCTCAACCCATTTCAAAGATTTAAATTTGAGCTTTACCCAGCAACTTAATTCCGAAACCGCCACGGTCAGTGGAACAGTGACGGCGGTTTTCTCTGGTCAAGATATTGTCCTTGAGGCAGGGTTGAGCGATGGCTCTGAACTGATTTTTAATTACAATCCTAATAATCCTCAGGAAATCCCGATTCAACCCTGGGGCAATTTAGAGTTGACGACTTTTACGGTGAAACCTGGGTCAAATCCTCTTCAACCCCAGGTGCTCTATTGGTTTGGAGAAAAGTCTGGAGAATGGGTTTATGATTGCTCCTTGAGGAATAGCGAAGATGCACCCGCCATCGACTTACGGATTCAAACGGAGCCAGAAACAGTGGAGTGGGGATTAGGATCTATCGCTGTTAAAGATGGCTTGATCGAGAGTGAAAATGCCACCCTAGAAGCGGCAAACCTAAGTTCTGCTAGCAAACTGATCAAGGCATGCCAAGAGAGCAACGAAATCACTATTGCCGCCTGGATTAAGCCTAGCAAAACGGGTCAACAATACCCAGCTATAGTCGTTACTCTATCGGAAGATCCTCAAAATCCCTATGTGACTCTGGCTCAAGGAGATTCAGAATGGCTAAAGGATTATGGCAATCCCTGGTCGGGGGATTGGTACCATCACGACGAGTATAGTGTGCTATTGCGCACCAACACTAATGATAGAAACCGATATTGGCAAATCCTGACCACAAGTCCCGACACAGTAACAACCGACGAGCTAACCTATGTTGTCTATACTTTCTCACAGAATAACTTGGGGGATGAGAGTGATAATGCCAAGGTGTATCTCAATGGAACCCTAGACAATTCAAAATGGATTAATAGCGATGATGAGGAGCGTCATTTTTGGAGAAATAGGAATCAGTGGGGTAATCGTTGGAGAAATAGGAATGAGAGTGATAATCGTTGGCAAAGTCGTAATGATGAGAATGATGAGGAGGATTCTCCTTCGGAAAACAGGGGTGATGAGGAGCTTCATCCTTGGACAAATGACCCTGCTGTTAAGTTAGCGTTAGCAAATGACGTTTTATTTATCGAACGCAGGGGCAACTTCCCAAGGAATGAAGATTTCCCTTGGGAAGGAGAACTCTACGAGGTGGCAATTTATGACTCTGCCCTGACTCCAGAGGCGATTTACCAGCGCTACTACCCCACTATTGAAATTTTGGGCAACCTGACGCTGACTAATATGCCCAGTCCTTTGAACCAACCCCTAACTGCTCAACTGACTTTGGAGGGTATGCCGGATGTAGAGCATTATTCAGAGTCTAAGCTCAATCTGAAGGTTGACACCTCTGAAATCCGGGAAGTTACTCCTGAGTTTGACTTCACCAAGATTGCCCTGGAATGGGAATCAGAAGCTGGAAGCTCCCCAAGCTGGTACTTTAAATGGGGACAAGTGGATAGCACGTTATGGAAAACGTCAATTCCCTTTACAGCAGTTCAAGCGGATGCGCCAGGTAAACTTGCCCTCAATTCACCGGAATTCGATTTTCAAATTGGATTAGGACAAATTAATACCCTAGAGGGGTTGTGTCTATTCCTGAAATCAGATACCACCGGGGAGATCTGGCAGATGTCTTCCATCACCTCTGTGTCTGAATTAGTACTCCCCCAATTAAGGGATTATCGCCCATTTGATTGGACGGTAGATTTCAAGCTACTGTTTGCTCGTCACAATCAACAACGGAGTCAATTTGACCCCCTGGGGATTGAAGATGGGAAAGTCGTTCTCAAGGGCAATTGGTTGGGAGAAAACCTTGTACTCCATGGCTGGTGGCGCAATGAACAGTTTGTCCTGGAAGGCCAAAGAAATTTGACTCTACCGTTTCAAGTTACCTTGGGTCCAATCTTTGAACCCGGTACCTCCCACAAGATTATCGACCAGGTAGCGATCGCGTCTGTGATGAACGCCACTGTAATCCTGGAACTGACTGAGTTAGGCTTTTTGGCAAAAGTCTCTGGAACCTTTGATTGGACAGATCAAGCAGGGACGGTAAACACCTTTACAGTGCCGGAGTTTACCCTAGTTCGCCCACCGCTGACTCCCAATCACATCCTGGAAGCGATTTTGGCAAGGTTAAACTCCCAAGTAGATGTCATCTTTGCACAACAGTTTCGCCATCAAGCGGACTACTACTTTACGGAGGTGGAGGAAAAACCTGTTATTTATTTGGGCAATGGCAACGACTCTGCTACTATCACCCAAACTACAACATTGCCCCAGTTATTCAACACTGCTGCGGAGTCCAATAACATCTCCAGCACCGCAGGCATCTTTACCCTTACAGAAAATGCCGATCAAAGCTGCACCCTGACCATCACTCCTCCGGAAAGCAGTGACAATTGGCTAGATCAACTTAAGACCGATTACGACAACTTTATTGCTCAACTAGATACCAACAGTAATCTGATTCCTGGTACCCTCACCCTGGTCAAAACCCGCATTGCTGAACGGATGCCGTTGTTGGTTGAGGAAATTCTCTACTACTACTACGGCTTGGATAGCGTTAATGGCTACGTGGATTTACAAGCTGGAATGCGGTTACGAGTCGATTACCAAAACTATCAATTCGTTCATCCAGCCCAATCTACGGCTAATTCAGGGTTTGTGGGCAGTGGCACGTCTTACTACACCCTCAACAGTTATCGGGATGGCACTAACCTAATGATTAATTTTGATGGGTTTTTGTCCCAAATTCAGCCCTATGTCACCACAGATATTGCTACGGTAGGGGCTGGAAGTAGTCTGGATACCTTTAAAGTTGGCTATCAAAAACCCTACTTGCGGCTGGTGTATCCTAGTTTGGCAGCTCCCTCTGCAGGTTCCCTCGATCCTGGACAGGCCGCAACCATTATGGGGGCAGCAACAGTAACAGACCTGGATAAAAAGACAAACCTTGCCAGCTTTTATTTCCGAGGACGAGCAACAGTCATTCCAGAAATTACGGTGGTGCTACAGGAACAACCGGTATTTGTTCCGGTGGGAACGACTTTACGACAACTGATGGAGCAACGTGTCAGTATTCCGTCAGTATCCCTGGGAGAATCGCTGCTGCACTCTACCGGAAAACCCAGGTTGAGTCGCCTTTTACACGAAGGGGTGTCCAACGAACCTAGCTATCGGTTTATCTACCTGGACGAAGATAGTCCGGTGCTTGATTTGCCTCTGGTAAAAGGCGATCGCATTGTCCTGTAG
- a CDS encoding NAD(P)/FAD-dependent oxidoreductase, producing the protein MVSSMVSEAKTTTPHHVVIVGGGFGGLYAAQALRKAPVKVTLIDKRNFHLFQPLLYQVATGGLSAGDISSPLRAILSHQKNTQVLMGKVIGLDPNQKTVQLPDKEISYDSLIVATGVSHHYFGNDQWAQDAPGLKTIEDALDIRRRIYSAFEAAEKETDPEKRRAWLTFVLVGGGPTGVELAGAMAELAYNTLKDDFRDIDTSEARILLLEGMDRILPPYPPELSVKAQNSLERLGVTVQTKTLVTNIDNDIVTMRRGDQVEEINAKTVLWAAGMKASAMGKALAEATGAELDRAGRVIVQPDMSLAGHPDIFVIGDLANFSHQTGKPLPGVAPVAMQQGKYVSTLIQKRLKEETVADFHYQDYGNLAVIGRNAAVVDLGFVKFSGFPAWLAWIFIHIFFLIEFDNKLLVMIQWAWHYLTFKRGVRLITNLEEEPAGNFEERRDYRTPVQV; encoded by the coding sequence ATGGTTAGTTCTATGGTTAGTGAAGCAAAGACCACTACTCCTCACCATGTGGTCATTGTTGGTGGCGGATTTGGTGGACTCTATGCTGCTCAGGCTCTGAGAAAGGCACCAGTGAAAGTAACTCTAATCGATAAACGGAACTTTCATTTGTTCCAGCCCCTACTCTACCAAGTTGCTACAGGGGGCTTATCCGCTGGTGATATTTCCTCACCCCTGCGGGCAATCCTGAGTCACCAGAAAAATACTCAAGTGCTGATGGGGAAAGTAATTGGTCTTGACCCCAACCAGAAAACCGTCCAACTACCAGACAAAGAAATATCTTACGACTCCCTGATCGTGGCGACTGGCGTTAGCCACCACTACTTCGGTAATGATCAATGGGCACAAGACGCTCCTGGTTTGAAAACCATTGAAGATGCCCTAGACATTAGACGTCGGATTTATTCTGCCTTTGAAGCAGCAGAAAAAGAAACTGACCCCGAAAAACGTCGTGCTTGGTTGACCTTTGTGTTGGTAGGAGGCGGACCAACTGGAGTGGAATTAGCCGGGGCCATGGCAGAATTGGCATACAACACGTTAAAAGATGACTTCCGCGATATTGATACTTCCGAAGCGAGGATTTTGCTGTTGGAAGGGATGGATCGGATTTTGCCTCCTTACCCACCGGAGTTATCAGTAAAAGCCCAAAATTCTCTGGAACGGTTAGGGGTGACAGTACAGACAAAGACTCTAGTTACTAATATTGATAACGATATAGTTACCATGCGGCGAGGTGACCAGGTAGAGGAAATTAACGCCAAAACTGTTCTGTGGGCAGCAGGGATGAAAGCGTCTGCCATGGGCAAGGCGCTAGCAGAGGCTACTGGTGCGGAGTTAGACCGGGCTGGACGGGTGATAGTACAACCGGATATGAGCTTGGCAGGACATCCGGATATTTTTGTGATTGGTGATTTGGCGAATTTCTCTCATCAAACTGGTAAGCCCCTACCAGGAGTTGCGCCAGTGGCGATGCAACAAGGCAAGTATGTCTCTACTCTGATTCAGAAGCGCCTCAAGGAGGAGACAGTAGCGGATTTCCATTACCAGGATTATGGCAATTTAGCGGTGATTGGACGGAATGCCGCAGTAGTGGATTTGGGGTTTGTTAAGTTCTCTGGTTTCCCCGCTTGGCTGGCCTGGATTTTTATCCACATCTTCTTCCTGATTGAATTTGATAACAAGTTGCTGGTAATGATTCAGTGGGCATGGCATTACCTTACCTTTAAGCGCGGGGTTCGTTTGATTACTAATCTTGAGGAAGAACCAGCAGGGAATTTCGAGGAGAGAAGAGATTATCGGACGCCGGTACAGGTGTAG